One genomic segment of Trichococcus shcherbakoviae includes these proteins:
- a CDS encoding thioesterase family protein translates to MKNELKPYVHVAQYYETDQMKIIHHSNYIRWFEEARIDFLDQIGANYANLEANGIVSPVLTVEAQYKAMVRYGDSVYVLPEIDSYNGIKLCLAYRVIDVATGELRTTGKSKHCFLNETGRPVSLKKVQPHVHASFEKYRDHVFSV, encoded by the coding sequence TTGAAAAATGAATTAAAGCCCTATGTCCACGTCGCCCAATACTACGAAACTGATCAGATGAAGATCATCCACCACTCCAATTACATCCGTTGGTTCGAGGAAGCCCGCATCGACTTCTTGGATCAAATCGGTGCAAATTACGCAAACTTGGAAGCGAACGGCATCGTAAGCCCGGTGCTGACAGTCGAAGCCCAATATAAGGCAATGGTCCGCTATGGCGACTCCGTCTATGTCCTGCCCGAAATCGATTCATACAACGGAATCAAATTGTGTCTGGCCTACCGCGTCATCGATGTCGCAACTGGCGAGTTGCGCACGACCGGCAAAAGCAAGCATTGCTTCCTGAACGAGACTGGCCGACCTGTTTCGTTGAAGAAAGTCCAACCACATGTACATGCTAGCTTCGAAAAGTATCGGGATCATGTTTTCAGCGTTTGA
- a CDS encoding CoA pyrophosphatase produces the protein MLEDIKKILAEHEPEPIGEQRYFSVLLPLIRVDGALHVLYEVRGEHISQPGDTSFPGGAVESGESFEETAIRETMEELNIKRDNINILGEMDYIMNERAIIHCYVGEIVGVDKDDIRFNKEVQEIFTVPLQYFMDNRPTYYSSTVRLEHPDDFPFELIPNGRDYKFRIGVHSVPFYHLETHRLWGFTANLTDRFVSILEQNENQNAE, from the coding sequence ATGCTGGAGGATATCAAAAAAATATTGGCGGAACACGAACCCGAGCCGATCGGGGAACAGCGCTATTTCTCCGTCCTGCTCCCTTTGATCAGGGTGGACGGAGCGCTGCATGTCCTTTATGAGGTGCGGGGCGAGCATATCTCCCAACCAGGGGATACCTCATTCCCGGGCGGCGCAGTAGAGTCTGGGGAGAGCTTTGAAGAAACGGCGATCCGCGAAACAATGGAAGAGTTGAACATAAAAAGGGACAATATCAATATTTTGGGGGAAATGGACTATATCATGAACGAGCGTGCAATCATTCATTGCTATGTCGGCGAAATCGTCGGCGTGGACAAGGATGATATCCGCTTCAATAAGGAAGTTCAGGAAATTTTCACGGTGCCGCTTCAGTATTTCATGGATAACCGGCCGACTTACTACTCTTCGACGGTTCGGCTGGAGCACCCGGATGATTTCCCGTTCGAACTGATTCCGAACGGCAGGGACTACAAATTCAGGATCGGCGTCCATAGCGTCCCGTTCTACCATCTGGAGACCCATCGACTCTGGGGATTCACCGCGAACCTGACCGACCGCTTCGTGAGCATATTGGAACAAAATGAAAATCAGAACGCAGAATAA
- a CDS encoding secondary thiamine-phosphate synthase enzyme YjbQ: protein MSQNLFTYRIQTSGKQSLTNIDVYLEDALAKSGVKDGIMGVFCPHTTAAITINENADPDVQKDMNWGYTDTFPNKGSYRHVEGNSDAHIKSSLTGAGETIILTEGKMLLGTWQSIYFWDYDGPRNRKFHVKIIAG from the coding sequence ATGAGCCAAAATCTGTTCACGTACCGAATCCAAACAAGCGGCAAACAGTCGTTGACGAACATCGATGTCTATCTCGAGGATGCTTTGGCAAAAAGCGGCGTGAAGGACGGCATCATGGGCGTCTTCTGTCCGCACACGACAGCCGCCATCACGATCAATGAAAATGCCGATCCGGATGTGCAGAAGGACATGAATTGGGGTTATACGGATACGTTTCCGAACAAGGGGAGCTACAGGCACGTCGAAGGCAATTCCGATGCCCACATCAAGTCATCCTTGACCGGTGCCGGCGAAACGATCATCTTGACGGAAGGAAAGATGCTGCTGGGGACTTGGCAAAGCATCTACTTCTGGGATTACGATGGCCCGCGCAACCGCAAATTCCACGTGAAGATCATCGCCGGATAG
- a CDS encoding tocopherol cyclase family protein produces the protein MIRRRKRSKKIITSDHGGFAGVQPSATQATPADIRSSELSSLAQYRSPMRALSAELTFKKQPLAKQPDKTKKRLSCKCKKLTEQGVLLHSKDKNACERKRCAMANKVTHPILFQGDLKKQGPYFEGWYFKSVSADEKTVLSLIPGISITEEDPHCFIQYSYVHVGEALDKELRTGYIRYPLSAFQYNQTPFVLKVGNSVFSETLVSVHLEEEDFRIEGILKLGPFQAVKRTPVSPSIMGFFAYIPNMECYHGVISMNHAIDGTVAIGTKTRDFTGGKGYLEKDWGTSFPEEYVWIQCNHFRDEGTSLFFSVAKIPFRGSSFEGFICNFIVEGEEYRFATYNRSKFTLGLLTDDRIEIEVSHASASLTICAEVLHGGALLAPTEQGMNKLIKEGLSGIVTVDFSDKKTGKNYHDVGNVAGIEVVR, from the coding sequence TTGATTCGCCGGAGGAAAAGATCCAAAAAGATCATCACCTCCGACCACGGCGGCTTCGCCGGAGTGCAGCCGTCCGCTACGCAGGCAACTCCGGCGGACATTCGCTCGTCGGAATTGAGCTCCCTGGCGCAATACCGTTCTCCGATGAGGGCACTCTCAGCGGAGCTGACATTCAAAAAACAACCATTGGCTAAACAACCGGATAAAACGAAAAAACGACTCTCCTGCAAATGCAAAAAATTGACGGAACAAGGGGTGTTGTTGCATAGTAAAGATAAGAATGCATGCGAAAGGAAGCGCTGCGCCATGGCAAACAAAGTGACCCATCCGATCTTGTTTCAAGGCGACCTGAAAAAGCAAGGTCCCTATTTTGAAGGATGGTATTTCAAAAGTGTTTCAGCAGATGAAAAAACCGTCCTCAGCCTGATTCCCGGCATTTCGATCACCGAGGAAGACCCGCACTGTTTCATCCAATATTCCTATGTCCATGTCGGAGAAGCGCTCGATAAAGAGCTGCGGACCGGCTACATCCGTTATCCATTGTCTGCGTTTCAATACAACCAAACGCCATTTGTGCTGAAAGTCGGCAACAGCGTTTTTTCGGAAACGCTCGTCAGTGTGCATCTGGAAGAGGAGGATTTCCGGATAGAAGGCATCCTGAAACTAGGGCCATTCCAAGCGGTCAAACGCACACCGGTGTCGCCATCCATCATGGGTTTCTTCGCCTACATCCCGAACATGGAATGTTACCACGGCGTCATCAGCATGAATCACGCCATCGACGGAACTGTGGCGATTGGAACCAAGACCCGCGATTTTACAGGGGGCAAAGGCTACCTTGAAAAGGACTGGGGGACGTCTTTTCCGGAAGAGTATGTCTGGATCCAGTGCAATCATTTCCGGGACGAGGGCACCAGCCTTTTCTTCTCGGTGGCGAAAATCCCTTTTCGCGGATCCTCATTCGAGGGTTTCATCTGCAACTTTATCGTGGAAGGAGAGGAATACCGATTTGCGACCTATAACCGCAGCAAATTCACTTTGGGATTATTGACCGATGACCGCATCGAAATCGAAGTTTCCCATGCCTCCGCCTCCCTTACCATCTGTGCGGAAGTGCTCCACGGCGGGGCTTTACTGGCACCGACCGAACAGGGGATGAATAAGTTGATCAAAGAAGGACTTTCCGGCATCGTCACGGTTGACTTCAGCGACAAGAAAACCGGGAAAAATTATCACGATGTCGGGAATGTAGCCGGCATCGAAGTCGTGCGCTAA
- a CDS encoding glutamate synthase subunit beta, whose product MGKITGFKEYSRSNYEKISPEVRIKNWGEMREETSEEKIRTQASRCMSCGIPFCSAGIMLPNGASGCPLHNLIPEWNDMVYRGQWKEAYERLSLTNPFPEFTGRVCPAPCEGSCTVGLIGEPVTISSIEYEIIEHAFQNGWVKPAKAPATGKRVAVVGSGPAGLATAHYLTSVGHAVTVFERSDRPGGLLMYGIPNMKLDKDIIQRRLDILEEAGVAFVCNTEIGKDITAQELVDTYDAVVLCGGATRARGINVEGNDAKGVHMAMDFLTANTQNILAGEPQESKISAKDKHVIVIGGGDTGTDCVGTSIRHGAKSVHQFEIMPQAPDKRDADTNPWPEWPKKLKTDYGQEEAIYLTGSDPRNYEINTTKVEKNEAGEVTAVHTVQIEWKRDALGRMNPVPVEGTEKVWKADLVLLAMGFTGPEDTIPDELALKRDLRSNIQATETDYKTNVEKVFTCGDMRRGQSLVVWALQEGKLAAGEVDRFLSGDTDIY is encoded by the coding sequence ATGGGAAAAATTACTGGATTTAAGGAATATAGCCGTTCCAATTATGAAAAGATTTCTCCGGAAGTCCGTATCAAAAATTGGGGCGAGATGCGTGAAGAAACATCAGAAGAAAAAATTCGGACTCAAGCGTCCCGTTGTATGAGCTGTGGCATTCCGTTCTGTTCAGCAGGCATCATGTTGCCGAACGGTGCGTCCGGTTGCCCTCTGCACAATCTCATCCCCGAGTGGAATGACATGGTGTATCGCGGTCAATGGAAAGAAGCGTACGAACGTTTATCCTTGACCAATCCGTTTCCGGAATTTACAGGACGTGTCTGTCCTGCTCCTTGTGAAGGGTCTTGTACAGTCGGACTTATCGGTGAACCCGTTACGATCAGCAGCATCGAATACGAAATCATCGAACACGCTTTCCAGAACGGTTGGGTAAAACCGGCTAAAGCTCCGGCTACCGGCAAACGCGTTGCGGTTGTCGGCTCCGGTCCTGCCGGCCTTGCGACTGCGCACTACTTGACTTCAGTCGGGCATGCGGTCACTGTCTTCGAAAGAAGCGACCGTCCGGGTGGTTTGTTGATGTACGGTATCCCGAACATGAAATTGGACAAGGATATCATCCAAAGAAGATTGGACATCCTGGAAGAAGCTGGCGTGGCATTTGTCTGCAACACCGAAATCGGCAAAGACATCACAGCCCAGGAATTGGTTGATACGTATGATGCGGTCGTTCTGTGCGGCGGCGCAACCCGCGCGCGCGGCATCAATGTCGAAGGCAATGACGCAAAAGGCGTGCACATGGCTATGGATTTCCTGACTGCAAACACACAAAATATCCTTGCGGGCGAACCGCAGGAAAGCAAAATCTCTGCCAAAGACAAACACGTCATCGTAATCGGTGGTGGGGATACCGGTACCGACTGTGTCGGCACATCCATCCGTCATGGCGCGAAGAGCGTGCATCAATTCGAAATCATGCCGCAAGCTCCGGACAAACGTGATGCAGATACGAACCCATGGCCAGAATGGCCTAAAAAGCTGAAAACGGACTACGGCCAAGAAGAAGCGATCTACTTGACCGGCTCCGACCCGCGCAACTATGAGATCAACACGACGAAAGTCGAAAAGAATGAGGCAGGCGAAGTTACGGCTGTCCATACTGTACAGATCGAATGGAAACGTGATGCGTTAGGCAGAATGAATCCAGTACCCGTCGAAGGAACCGAAAAAGTCTGGAAAGCGGACTTAGTCTTGCTGGCGATGGGCTTCACCGGTCCAGAAGATACGATTCCGGATGAATTAGCTTTGAAACGCGATCTGCGCAGCAATATCCAAGCGACAGAGACCGACTACAAAACAAACGTGGAAAAAGTCTTTACATGCGGCGACATGCGCCGTGGACAAAGCTTGGTCGTGTGGGCTTTGCAAGAAGGTAAACTAGCCGCAGGCGAAGTGGACCGTTTCTTGTCAGGCGACACTGACATCTACTAA